TGCCGAAGGCAAAAATCGCGGTTTGCCAGAGATGTTCACTGGATGCGCCCCAGCCCTGTGAGGCGGCGTAGAGCTGCATCAGCAGCGGAATGCCCACACTGAGCACACCGAGCAGGAAACAGCGCACGAGTAGGCGTACCGGTTCCCGTTCACGCTGGTCCAGCATATAGATCAGGATGGAGATAGCAATCCCTGGTGCGATGGCGATGGCCAGTGCCTGCAGTAACATATCAGATACCTTTACGTTGTTTGCGTTGCAGGAGGAAAGCTTCCAGTTCAGCTTTGGTAAAACTGCTGAGGTTCTTCTCCCGGCTGAGGCCGCCTTTTTGCGCGGCCAGTGTACCGTAGCGGATATCATGGTAGCCTGCTACGGCATGCGCATCCGGATCGATAGACAGCAATGCGCCTTTCCGGATGGCCGAAGGGATCCATTGCCAGTCGATATCCAGCCTGCGGGGGTGTGCATTCAGCTCTATCACCACATCGTGGGCCACGCAGGCATCAATGATCGCCTCATGGTCCACCGGATAACCGTTGCGGCTGAGCAGCAGGCGGCCGGTCATATGTCCAAGTATGGTCGTGTACGGGTTGGCGATGGCTTTCAGCAGGCGGGCCATGGCTTTGTCTTCCGGCATTTTGAGATTGGAGTGTACGGAGGCGATAACGAGATCGAAACTGCGGAGAATATCATCCGGGTAATCGAGGCTGCCATCGTTCAGGATGTCGGCCTCAATGCTTTTGAATATCCTGAAGGGCGCGAGCTGACTGTTCAGCTGGTCGATCTGCTGATGCTGTGCGATGATACGTTCCGGCTGAAGGCCATTGGCATAAAAGGCGGAACGGGAGTGGTCACTGATGACGAGATATTCAAAGCCCTGGTCCCGCGCGGCTTTTGCCATGTCTTCCAGGCTTTGGAGGCCGTCGCTCCATTGGCTGTGGGAGTGGATGATACCTTTGATATCGCCGGTCTGTATCAGTTCCGGCAACGTGTCGGCCGCCGCAAGGGCGATCTCGCCGGCGCCTTCGCGCATGCAGGGGGGAATGAACGGCAGCCCGGCTTTTGTGAATATCGCCTCTTCGGAATCGGCTTCGGTATCCAGGGCGCTGGCGGCATGTGCCCGGAATTGCTCCAGGAAGGCATCGTTACCGGTGGTAACGAACAGTTTGCGTGCGAACTGGGGCTGATCTACTCCGTAGACCATTACTTTGATCTGTTCCTGGTATTTCAGGATAATGACATCGGCTGTATTGTCCAGCCGGGTAAACCCTTCCAGGTCTTTCAGTTGCTCTGCCACCTTTTCGGCCGGTACGCCGATCACTATTTCCAGTTCATCGATCACCGGTTGTTGCCGCCGGAAAGCACCCGTCAGCGCCACCGGGGCAGGGGCGAATATTTGGGAGAACATGGCTTCCAGTTGGGCTGCTACAGCTTCCACTTCGGCGTAGAGGAAGCGTTCGCGGTTGGAGAGGAAGAATTCAATGCTTTGTTTGATGCTTTCCTGGGTTTTCTGCCCGAAACCTTTGAAAAGCAGGAGGCGGTTCTCATTGCAGGCGTACAGCAGCTCTCCCAGGGTCTCTATTTCCAGTTCTTTCCAGATGGTAGCGATCTTTTTCGGGCCGATGCCTTTGATCCGCATCATTTCCAGGATGCCGGGAGGGGTTTTTTGCAGGTATTCCTCCAGGAGGCCGAAGCGTCCGGTCTGCAGCATTTCTATAACGCTCTTGCCGGTGGACTCACCGATGCCTTTGATCCGGAAGATGGCATCATGGGGAGTTTCCTGCAGCGGAACGGTCAGTTTTTCGATCTGGAAAGCCGCATTGGCGAATGATTTGGCTTTAAAGGAATTGTCGCCGTGGATATCCATCAGCTTGGCGAGGAGGGAGAGGTTATCTGCGATGATATAGTTGTCCATACAAGGCGTAAGTTAGGAGATTCGGGCGGAATGAGCAATGGTCTGATACAAATGGCCTGCTAGGAATGATCCGGGTTTCTCCAAATAAAAGAACCCCCACCTGGAGGTGAGGGTTCTTTATGCTACAGTTTGTAAATCCGATCTTACATGGCCGGAGCTGCAGGAGCAGAAGGAGTTGCTTTCTTTTTAGGAGCAGCTTTCTTCTTGGCAGCCGGTTTTTTAGCAGCGGCTTTTTTAGGAGCAGCTTTCTTGGCAGCGGCCTTCTTTTTAGGAGCAGCTTTCTTAGCAGCAGCTTTCTTTTTAGGAGCGGCTTTCTTAGCAGCAGCTTTCTTTTTAGGAGCAGCCTTTTTAGCGGCTACTTTCTTTTTAGGAGCGGCTTTCTTAGCAGCAGCTTTCTTTTTAGGAGCAGCTTTTTTAGCAGCTACTTTCTTTTTAGGAGCGGCTTTCTTAGCAGCAGCTTTCTTTTTAGGTGCAGCTTTTTTAGGAGCAGCTTTCTTAATTGTTGCCATTGTTTTTTGAATTTTGGGTTAGTAAAAAAATTGGGTATTAAAAAAAACTTTATGGCAAACACTGCATCAGGCTTCCGCCTGGGCAGTGGTGTCAAATGATCTTACAGAAACGAAGGTTTTGTTCTCACGACCCTTTCTGAATTCCACCACACCATCAGTCAGCGCGTAGATGGTAAAATCTTTACCGATACCTACGTTTGAACCTACGTGATAAACTGTGCCACGCTGACGGATAATGATATTACCTGCTACAGCTACCTGGCCACCGAAGATTTTAACTCCCAGTCTTTTACTTGCGGAGTCTCTACCGTTCTTAACACTACCTTCACCTTTTTTATGTGCCATTGTATGTTACTTTATAACTTTAGTCAATATTAAATTAAGCTATTTCGCTGATCTTGAGCTTTGTAAAATGGGTACGATGACCAACTTTTTTCCTGAAGCCTTTTCTTCTCTTCATTTTGAAAGCGATCACCTTATCACCCTGAACATGGCCCAGGATCTCAGCCTTTATTACTGATTTTACATCAGTGCCAACGGCGATCTTGCCGTCAGTGTCGGTCAGCAGAACTTCAGAAAATTCTACTTTATCTCCAACATTCCCAGCCAATTGTTGTACGAAGATCTCCTGATCTTTCTGTACCTTGAATTGCTGACCTGCGATTTTTACAACTGCGAACATAATAT
This genomic stretch from Chitinophaga sp. XS-30 harbors:
- a CDS encoding helix-hairpin-helix domain-containing protein, coding for MDNYIIADNLSLLAKLMDIHGDNSFKAKSFANAAFQIEKLTVPLQETPHDAIFRIKGIGESTGKSVIEMLQTGRFGLLEEYLQKTPPGILEMMRIKGIGPKKIATIWKELEIETLGELLYACNENRLLLFKGFGQKTQESIKQSIEFFLSNRERFLYAEVEAVAAQLEAMFSQIFAPAPVALTGAFRRQQPVIDELEIVIGVPAEKVAEQLKDLEGFTRLDNTADVIILKYQEQIKVMVYGVDQPQFARKLFVTTGNDAFLEQFRAHAASALDTEADSEEAIFTKAGLPFIPPCMREGAGEIALAAADTLPELIQTGDIKGIIHSHSQWSDGLQSLEDMAKAARDQGFEYLVISDHSRSAFYANGLQPERIIAQHQQIDQLNSQLAPFRIFKSIEADILNDGSLDYPDDILRSFDLVIASVHSNLKMPEDKAMARLLKAIANPYTTILGHMTGRLLLSRNGYPVDHEAIIDACVAHDVVIELNAHPRRLDIDWQWIPSAIRKGALLSIDPDAHAVAGYHDIRYGTLAAQKGGLSREKNLSSFTKAELEAFLLQRKQRKGI
- a CDS encoding histone, which codes for MATIKKAAPKKAAPKKKAAAKKAAPKKKVAAKKAAPKKKAAAKKAAPKKKVAAKKAAPKKKAAAKKAAPKKKAAAKKAAPKKKAAAKKAAPKKAAAKKPAAKKKAAPKKKATPSAPAAPAM
- the rpmA gene encoding 50S ribosomal protein L27, which produces MAHKKGEGSVKNGRDSASKRLGVKIFGGQVAVAGNIIIRQRGTVYHVGSNVGIGKDFTIYALTDGVVEFRKGRENKTFVSVRSFDTTAQAEA
- the rplU gene encoding 50S ribosomal protein L21, producing MLIKKQSNTFAGNYFWNIMFAVVKIAGQQFKVQKDQEIFVQQLAGNVGDKVEFSEVLLTDTDGKIAVGTDVKSVIKAEILGHVQGDKVIAFKMKRRKGFRKKVGHRTHFTKLKISEIA